The segment TATCTTGCCGGTCTGCGTCAGGGGAAGAGCTTCTATCCAAAGAATCTGCTTGGGCTGCTGGTATTTGGGCAGAATAGATCGGATCTGTTCTGCCAGTTCTTCCGGACGAATCACCTCGTTCCTGTCTTTTTCTACCAGCAGGACCAATGCTTCTCCAAACTTGGGATGCGGAACCGCTGTCAGGGCAAAGTTAACAGAAATAATAGAACGGAGTGTCTTTTCTACACATTCTGTTTGAATTTTTATGCCTCCACTGTTGATTATGTTATCTTTTCGGCCAATAATCTGGAATGTCCCGTCCGGGAACAACTCGACGACATCGTTAGTCACAAGGGTTTCATCGCAGACTTGTGGGGCTTGAATAACCAATGTGTGATCGGCCGATAAGGATAGAGATACCGAAGGAAAAGGCTTATACCGCTCGGATGCCTCCGCTCCGTTCAGTCTTCTCAACGCAATATGGGAAAGTGTTTCGGTCATTCCGTAGGTCGAATACACCGCATTCTGCATTTTCTGCAAGGCGACTTCCAGCTGTTTGTCGATGGCTCCTCCGCCGATGATTAAGATTTCCGTGTCTTCCAGCCGGCTGGCTTCCTGTGGTACTGCCAGCGAATTGAATACTTGCAGTGGAATCATGGCGGCAAACCGGAGATGTTCGTTGACATCGGCCAGCGGATGACCGGAAGGCTCGCGGACGATAAGTTCCAGTCCGGCTACCAGAGCTCTTACGACGACCATCTTGCCGGCAATATACCGGAGCGGCATGCAGAGCAAAGCCTTATCTCCCTTTCGAAGCAGCAAGGCTTCGCAGGTGATGCGCGCACTGTTCATCATCTGTTCTTTCCGGACGAACAGTTCTTTGGGCGTGCCGGTAGAACCGGACGTATAGACGCGCAGCGTAGGAGATTCGTCGAACCATTCTTCCAGAAACTGTTTCAAGTCCTGATAAGGATGATCGGGTAAAGAGGAAAGACCTTTCCTATACGTTTCCATAGAAAAGGTCTTTCCCCCCAATATCAATGAACAGGCTTGCCAGGAAGCCTGTTGCCTGTGTTCTTTCATCATGCTTTCAGTATTATATGTCCGTTCTCCATACTGACATGATCCATGATGTTGGCTGGTGGGCGCTGGGCTTGCAGCTCTTTCTTCATGAAATCCATAAATGGAGCCACGTGGGCGAAATATTTCTTATAACCTTTACATAAGTAATTGAGTCCGGGCTCGCCGTCGGCTGTATGCAGGAAGCGGTTTTTCGGGCATTCGCCGTTGCAGGCAAACAAGAACTCACACTGCTTGCACACCTGCGGGAGTTTTTCGTACTTGTCGGCACCAAACTGCAGCTGCTTCTGGCTGTACATCATTTCCGTCAATGTCTGTGTCCGGATATTTCCGAGTTTATAGGCGGGAAAGACAAAATGGTCGCAGGCATATACGTCGCCGTTGAATTCCATCACTCCGGCATGTCCGCAGGTCTTTGCCATCGAACAAACGCCCGGTTGCACGCCAACCCAGTTGGCCAGTGTCGCGTCGAATATCTGGATGAAGAAGTTGCCTACGTCTTTTTGTACCCATTCATCGAACAGGGCACACAGGAAATCGCCCCATTTGCCGGCATCGACCGAGAAAGGAGCGAGTTTTATGTTAGCGTCCTGCTGCTCAGGAGAAGCGAGTCTGGTTCCGTCGGCATGAAAACCCAATCGTTCAACAATAGGAGCGAACTGGATATAATGGCAGTCTATCTCTTTAAAGAACTGGTAAAACTCCAATGGATAGTCAACATTATAATCATTCACCACCGCCATCCCGTTATACTCCACACCGTGCTTCTTGAGAAGCTCGATTCCTTTCATGACCTTGTAAAAGGACGGCTGACCTTGGCGGTTTCTCCGGTATTCGTCATGGAATTCCTGCGGACCGTCGATGGATACGCCTACCAGAAAGTGATTTTCCTTGAAGAAACGGCACCATTCGTCGTTCAGCAACGTCCCGTTGGTCTGAATGCAGTTGTCAACTCTTCTGCCTTTGGCATACTTTTGCTGCAGCGCCAGTGCCTTCCGGTAGAAGCTGATCGGACGCATCAGGGTTTCTCCGCCATGCCAGGTAAACAGGACTTCCTGCATCGTCTGGCATTCCATATATTGCTGAATGAACCTTTCCAGTAACTCGTCTGTCAGAATATGATTCTTTACATCCGGATAAAGTTTGTCCTTCTCCAGATAATAACAGTAATCGCAAGCCAGGTTGCATACCGAACCGACAGGTTTCAGCATGACATACACAGGCCGTGCGAAAGGTGAAATGTTACTCATGATTTCGATTCTCTTATTTCTTATAGTTCTTGTAGTCAATAACAAATGCCTCACTGATCCAGTTGGCCAGCGCCTGACGGTTATTGCTCAGCACAATCCGCTGCTGGTCATACTTGTTCTGGATATTTCCCAGCTCGATAAAGGCTGCAACCGGTGTCGTATTCCGCAACACATACAAGTCGCGTTTGCTCACTGTTCCGCGGAAACCTCTTCCCGGCTGATGATGGGCATATTTCCGCTGAA is part of the Parabacteroides sp. AD58 genome and harbors:
- a CDS encoding AMP-binding protein, translated to MMKEHRQQASWQACSLILGGKTFSMETYRKGLSSLPDHPYQDLKQFLEEWFDESPTLRVYTSGSTGTPKELFVRKEQMMNSARITCEALLLRKGDKALLCMPLRYIAGKMVVVRALVAGLELIVREPSGHPLADVNEHLRFAAMIPLQVFNSLAVPQEASRLEDTEILIIGGGAIDKQLEVALQKMQNAVYSTYGMTETLSHIALRRLNGAEASERYKPFPSVSLSLSADHTLVIQAPQVCDETLVTNDVVELFPDGTFQIIGRKDNIINSGGIKIQTECVEKTLRSIISVNFALTAVPHPKFGEALVLLVEKDRNEVIRPEELAEQIRSILPKYQQPKQILWIEALPLTQTGKISRAECRKLAAKLVHY
- a CDS encoding anaerobic sulfatase-maturation protein, with the translated sequence MSNISPFARPVYVMLKPVGSVCNLACDYCYYLEKDKLYPDVKNHILTDELLERFIQQYMECQTMQEVLFTWHGGETLMRPISFYRKALALQQKYAKGRRVDNCIQTNGTLLNDEWCRFFKENHFLVGVSIDGPQEFHDEYRRNRQGQPSFYKVMKGIELLKKHGVEYNGMAVVNDYNVDYPLEFYQFFKEIDCHYIQFAPIVERLGFHADGTRLASPEQQDANIKLAPFSVDAGKWGDFLCALFDEWVQKDVGNFFIQIFDATLANWVGVQPGVCSMAKTCGHAGVMEFNGDVYACDHFVFPAYKLGNIRTQTLTEMMYSQKQLQFGADKYEKLPQVCKQCEFLFACNGECPKNRFLHTADGEPGLNYLCKGYKKYFAHVAPFMDFMKKELQAQRPPANIMDHVSMENGHIILKA